Proteins encoded in a region of the Thunnus maccoyii chromosome 4, fThuMac1.1, whole genome shotgun sequence genome:
- the atp5f1e gene encoding ATP synthase subunit epsilon, mitochondrial, giving the protein MVAYWRQAGLSYIRFSAICASAVRAALKPQLKVEAMKAAEANVKVLKPKTAAS; this is encoded by the exons ATGGTTGCATACTGGAGACAAGCAGGCCTCAg CTACATCCGCTTCTCCGCCATCTGCGCCAGCGCGGTGCGGGCTGCGCTGAAGCCGCAGCTGAAAGTAGAGGCGATGAAGGCCGCAGAAGCCAACGTCAAAGTCCTCAAACCCAAAACAGCAGCGTCAT GA
- the LOC121896316 gene encoding PRELI domain containing protein 3B-like, with protein MKIWASEHIFNHPWETVTKAAMQKYPNPMNPSVFGVDVLDRSVDKEGRLHSTRLLSTEWGLPAMAKSIIGVTRTCTYVQEHSVVDPREKSFELKSTNISFTNLVSVDEKLTYKPHPQDPEKTVLTQEALISVKGVSLSSYLEGLMAKTISVNASKGREAMEWVIRRLNTEIEELAATARGTMRVPMAAAVADK; from the exons ATGAAGATCTGGGCGTCAGAGCACATTTTCAA CCACCCATGGGAGACGGTGACTAAGGCAGCGATGCAGAAGTATCCTAACCCCATGAACCCCAGCGTGTTTGGAGTAGATGTTCTGGACAGAAGTGTGGACAAGGAGGGACGGTTACACAGCACCAGACTGCTCAGCACAGAATGGGGTCTGCCTGCCATGGCCAAATCT ATCATTGGGGTAACAAGAACATGCACTTATGTCCAAGAACATTCAGTAGTGGATCCCAGAGAGAAATCCTTTGAGCTCAAATCTACAAAC ATTTCCTTCACTAACCTGGTATCTGTAGATGAGAAGTTGACATACAAGCCACATCCGCAGGATCCTGAAAA GACGGTGCTCACCCAAGAGGCTCTGATCAGTGTGAAAGGTGTCAGTCTGAGCAGCTACCTCGAGGGTCTCATGGCCAAGACCATCTCTGTCAACGCCAGCAAG gGTCGGGAGGCGATGGAGTGGGTCATCAGACGTTTAAACACAGAAATCGAGGAGTTGGCAGCGACCGCTCGCGGCACCATGCGTGTTCCCATGGCAGCAGCCGTCGCAGACAAATGA